The sequence CGCTGGCCAGCAGCGTCATCAACAACACCGGGCTGATCGAGGCGCAGACGCTGACGACCGGCGAAACGGGCGAGATCGTCCTGTTTGCCCACGGCGGTGAGGCGCGTGTGGGCGGCACGCTCAAGGCCGAGGGCGGTTTCATCGAAACCTCGGGGGCGACCTTCGCGTTTTCCGACGGCGCCGTGATCAAGGCCGCGCAGTGGTTGATCGACCCGGTCAACATCACCATCGATACCGCGCTGGCCTCGGCCATTCAGGCGGCGCTGGGCGGCGGGAACGTGACGATCTCGACGGATGGCGGCAATACGCCGGATACCGCCAGCGGCCAAAGCGGCAGCGACGGCGACATCACCATCAATTCGGCCATCGCCTGGAGCGCCAACCGGCTGACCTTCCACGCCCACCGCAACATCAACGTCAACGCGACCCTCGATGCCACCGGCAGCGGCTCGCTGGCCTTCGCGTACGGGCAGGGCTCGGCGGACGGTACGGGCAGCGCGTACACCGTGGCCAATGGCGCGAAGATCTACATTCCGGCGGCGACGGCCTTTACCTGGACGAAGGGCTCGGGCGGCGCCACGCGCAACCTGGTCTTCGACAACGGCAACCTGCGCTTCGGCAACGGTAGCCAGGCGTCCCTGAACAGCAACGGCCTGCTCGAGCAGCCGTGGTATTTCGACAATACCTCCGAGATCGGCGGCGTAACCCGCAATGCCTGGTACAAGCTGACCTTCAGCAACTACGCGCTGAACATGGAGGTCGGCGCTGGCGGGGACGGCACCAACAGCTGGAACCGCAACGGTAACTTGCTGGACAGCCAGAACAATCTGGCCGGCGCCATCTCCGATCGCCGCTTCGACATCTCCGGCTACCGGGAGGGCAGCGGCGTCATTGTGTCCAGCGTCACGCTGGGCTTCGTTGGCGGCGAGTCGGTCAAGGTGGACAACTCCTACACCCTGGCGGCGGGGTCGTCCTTCGTGAAGATCGACACGGCGCTCACCAACCTGGGCGGCGCGGCGGCGTCCAACCTGCGCCTGTGGGTCGGCACGCAGGACGACTATGTCGCCACGCGCGACTCGCAGTTCAAGTACAAGGGCAACCTGACCGAAAACGGCTTCGAGCTGATCACGGCGCAGACCGATCAGGCCAAGGCGCTCAAGGTCACCGAGTTCGATACCGGCGAGGGGGCCGCCATCCTCTTCTACTCCACCTCCGACGGCGCCGACACCTCGATTTCACACTGCTGCAGCTTCACCAACGCCACCGGCATCGATCCGCGCACCTCGTCGATCTGGCGCGGTCCGGAGGACGGCTCCTACGCGCTGTTCATCCGCCTGGCCGATCTGGCCACCGGTCAAACCGACGGCATGACCTGGTACTACGCGGCGGCGCCGGCCAACCAGATCAACAGCGTCGTGACCCAGGTCGGGCAGTCGGCCGGCGTGACGCCGCCCCCGACCCCCGCGCCTGCGCCGGCGCCCGCCAACACCCAGCTCAGTACCGCCATCAAAACGGTACAGAACCTGCCGTTGCCGCTGGTGACCCACCCCGCGGCGGTAATGGGCACGCCGGCGCCCACCGCGCCGCCACCGGTCACCGTGGTCAGCAACCAGCAGGGTACGCTGCCCGTGGTCGGCCTCTCCGGCGGGCTGGCCTTTGTGGCCGTACCGCAAGTGCCGAACGCGCCGGCCGGCAGCACCGCCGGGACAGCGGCGGGTGCTTCCAGTGGCGAGGCCTCCGCGCAGACGGCTGGCAACACCGGTTTGCCAACCGATGTCGGTGGTCGTGATCCGCAGGGCTTCATGAACGTGTTCGTGGTGGCCGGTGGGGTGCTACTGCCCGACGATGCGGCCGACACGCCCGCCGCGCAACACAACTGAGCGGCCGCCCGATAAACCCGACCCAAGACACGACGCCCATGAAAGCCACTTTTTGTCTGTCGACGCTGAGTCTCGCGCTCGCCACCTCCTTCCCCGTGCTGGCGCAGGTCGCGCCGGACGCCGGCCGCGTGCTGCAGCAGACCGCACCGACGCCCGAAGCCCCGCGCCCCGGCCCGGCCATCACCATCGAACCGCCGCCGTCGGCACCGACGCCGGCCGGCGGTGCCCAGGTTGAACTGCAGGCCGTCAGCTTTGGCGGCAACAGCCTGTTCAGCGAGGCCGAGCTGCGCGACGTGCTCGGCCCGGTCACCGGCAACACCTATGATCTGGCCGGCCTGCGTGTGCTGGCCCAGCGCATTCGCGACCACTATGCCGCCGCCGGCTACCCCTTTGCCCGTGCTTACCTGCCGCCGCAATCGATGGCCGATGGCCGCCTGCGCATCGAAGTGGTCGAAGGGCGCTACGGCAAGGTGCAGGCCGTCGGCGATCCGACGCTGAGCGCCGCGGCCGAGCGCTTTCTGGCGCCGCTCGAGCCGGGCGAGGTGATCCGCAGCGACCGGCTCGAGCGCACCACCTTGCTGTTCGACGACCTGCCGGGCGTCAAGGTGGCGCCCATCATCCGCCCTGGCCAGGAAGTCGGCACCGGTGACCTCGACGTGCGTGTCGAGCGCACGCCGGGCTTTGCCGGTGAGGTCGGCATCGACAACCACGGCAACCGCTTCACCGGCGAGCACCGCCTGCGCGCCAACCTGCAGCTCGACAGCCCCTTCCTGCTCGGCGACCAGATCACCGCGCGGCTGATCTATTCGGACGAGAACCTGTGGCTGGGCAGCCTCGGCTACAGCCTGCCGCTGGGCGCCTCGGGCCTTCGCGGCAACATCGGCTATGCCCATACGTCCTACGAACTGGGCAAGAACTTCGCCAGCCTCGACGCCACCGGCACGGCCAAGGTCAGCAGCATCGGCGTCAGCTACCCGGTCATCCGCTCGCAGCGCACCAACCTCACCGTGGCGGCCACCTACCAGCACAAGGCCCTCAACGACCGCCAGGGCCTGGCCGGCACCGACAACGACAAATCCAGCGAATCGCTCCCGCTGGCGCTGCAGTTCGACCACCGCGACGGTGTCGGCGGCGGTGGCATCTCCTACGGCGGCGTCAGCTATACCGCCGGCCGTCTCACGCTCGACGACACGCTCAAGGCCACCGACATTTCCAGCGGCACCGATGCGCGCGGCCATTTCGACAAGTGGAACCTCGACCTGGCCCGCGTGCAGGCGCTGCCGGTCGGCTTCACCCTGTTCGGCCGGGTGTCGGCGCAATGGGCGGGGCAGAACCTCGACTCGTCCGAGCGGCTCAGCCTCGGCGGCCCCAACGGTGTGCGCGCCTATCCCAACGGCGAGGGCAACGGCGACGAGGGCTGGCTGGCGCAGATCGAACTGCGCTATGCGCTCGGGGCGTTCAGCCCCTATCTTTTCCATGACGCCGGCCGAGTGACCATCAACGCTGATCCGGCTGGCATCACGCCGGCGGTGACCGACAACGACCGCCGTCTTGCCGGCTCGGGCGTCGGTGTGCGCTACCAGGCCAGCGGCTGGCGCGTGGATGCCAACCTCGCCTGGCGCACGCAGGGCGGTGCGCCGGAGTCCGACTCGGCCGAGCGCAACCCGCGCGCCTGGGTGACGGTGGGCTACGCGTTCTGAGCGAGCCGGTGGCGCGCTCGCCGAGGTTTTGCCACGGCGGGTGTGGACCGGCCACATGGGGCGCGTCGCGTGCGCGTTTGTACCGGGGTGTCCCGCGGCGGTAGCGCTATCTTGAGCGGATCGCTACCGCACCGAGACCTCACGATGGACATCCTCAAGATCGCCGCTTTTTCCGACGGCAACACCGGCGGCAACCCCGCCGGTGTGCTGATCGCCGACGCCCACCCGGCCGCCGCCGACATGCAGCGCATTGCCGCCGAGGTCGGGTTTTCCGAGACCGCCTTTGCCGCGCCCGCGGGCGATGGCTGGCGGGTGCGCTACTTCTCGCCTGAATCCGAGGTGCCGTTCTGCGGCCATGCCACCATCGCCCTTGGCGCCGCGCTGGCCTTGCGCCATGGCAACGGCGTGTTCGGGCTGACGCTCAATGGCGCCCGCATCACCGTCGAAGGCCGCCGCGAGGGCGACACCCTCAGCGCCGCGCTGCAATCGCCACCCACCCACAGCGCGCCAGCCGACGACGCTGTGCTGGATGAGGCGCTCGCCGTGTTCGGCTACGCGCGCAGCGACCTCGACCCGCGCCTGCCGCCGGCGCGCATCCACGGCGGGGCCGACCACCTGCTGCTCGCCCTCAAGCATCGCGAGGCCTTGTCGGCGATGCACTACGCGCTCGACGCTGGCCGGCGCTTCATGAACACCCACGGCTTCGTCACCGTGCTGCTCGCCTGGGCCGACGGCGCCCAGCACTTTCACACCCGCAATCCCTTCGCCTCCGGCGGCGTGTATGAAGACCCGGCCACCGGCGCCGCCACGGCCGCCCTGGCCGGCTACCTGCGCGACATCGCCTGGCCGCATCAGGGCCATATTGATGTGGTGCAGGGCGAAGACATGGGCATGCGCTCGCTGCTGGCGGCCGACATTCCGCCACAGCCGGGCAGTTCGATCCGGGTGTATGGCGCTGCGCGCCTGATGGCCGCGTGAGTCGCCGCCGCCCGGCCTGCAACGAAGGGCGCGCTGCGCTAGGATGATGTGTCAGCGCGAGGCCGGCGCCAGGCGCCGCCTCGCTGTTTTCCTTCCTTCATTCGTGAGAACGCCCATGTCGTCCATCAACGCCAAACCCTACGAGTCAGCCCCCGCCGCCCGCACCGCCTTTCTGGGGCTTGGTGTCATGGGGCTGCCCATGGCCGGCCATCTGGCCCAGGCGGGCCATGCCGTAACGGTCTATAACCGCAGCCCCGCCAAGGCAGCGGCCTGGGTCGCCGAGTTTGGCGGGGCCTCGGCACCGACCCCGGCGCAGGCGGCCAAGGGGGCGCAGATCGTGTTCTGCTGCGTCGGCAA comes from Denitromonas sp. and encodes:
- a CDS encoding ShlB/FhaC/HecB family hemolysin secretion/activation protein, translated to MKATFCLSTLSLALATSFPVLAQVAPDAGRVLQQTAPTPEAPRPGPAITIEPPPSAPTPAGGAQVELQAVSFGGNSLFSEAELRDVLGPVTGNTYDLAGLRVLAQRIRDHYAAAGYPFARAYLPPQSMADGRLRIEVVEGRYGKVQAVGDPTLSAAAERFLAPLEPGEVIRSDRLERTTLLFDDLPGVKVAPIIRPGQEVGTGDLDVRVERTPGFAGEVGIDNHGNRFTGEHRLRANLQLDSPFLLGDQITARLIYSDENLWLGSLGYSLPLGASGLRGNIGYAHTSYELGKNFASLDATGTAKVSSIGVSYPVIRSQRTNLTVAATYQHKALNDRQGLAGTDNDKSSESLPLALQFDHRDGVGGGGISYGGVSYTAGRLTLDDTLKATDISSGTDARGHFDKWNLDLARVQALPVGFTLFGRVSAQWAGQNLDSSERLSLGGPNGVRAYPNGEGNGDEGWLAQIELRYALGAFSPYLFHDAGRVTINADPAGITPAVTDNDRRLAGSGVGVRYQASGWRVDANLAWRTQGGAPESDSAERNPRAWVTVGYAF
- a CDS encoding filamentous hemagglutinin N-terminal domain-containing protein; this translates as MKSQGLNHFYRVVWNAATSAWQAVSEAGNSRGKGRAGKAARHLRRAAAVCGVWLAAPGAHAVPGVSELPSGGAVVDGSATIATSGARMDVTQTSTRAAIDWATFNIGSQAHVHFAQPAGGAVLNRVLDTNASQIYGRLSATGQVFLVNPQGVYFAPGAQVDVGGLVASTLNIGNADFMAGRYAFAGGSSNAIINQANITAAPGGAIALIAARIINDGTLTAHGGDVLLGAGDTVTLDLGGPVKLQVANDTVETLIHNGGAIRADGGQVLLTSQAAATLASSVINNTGLIEAQTLTTGETGEIVLFAHGGEARVGGTLKAEGGFIETSGATFAFSDGAVIKAAQWLIDPVNITIDTALASAIQAALGGGNVTISTDGGNTPDTASGQSGSDGDITINSAIAWSANRLTFHAHRNINVNATLDATGSGSLAFAYGQGSADGTGSAYTVANGAKIYIPAATAFTWTKGSGGATRNLVFDNGNLRFGNGSQASLNSNGLLEQPWYFDNTSEIGGVTRNAWYKLTFSNYALNMEVGAGGDGTNSWNRNGNLLDSQNNLAGAISDRRFDISGYREGSGVIVSSVTLGFVGGESVKVDNSYTLAAGSSFVKIDTALTNLGGAAASNLRLWVGTQDDYVATRDSQFKYKGNLTENGFELITAQTDQAKALKVTEFDTGEGAAILFYSTSDGADTSISHCCSFTNATGIDPRTSSIWRGPEDGSYALFIRLADLATGQTDGMTWYYAAAPANQINSVVTQVGQSAGVTPPPTPAPAPAPANTQLSTAIKTVQNLPLPLVTHPAAVMGTPAPTAPPPVTVVSNQQGTLPVVGLSGGLAFVAVPQVPNAPAGSTAGTAAGASSGEASAQTAGNTGLPTDVGGRDPQGFMNVFVVAGGVLLPDDAADTPAAQHN
- a CDS encoding PhzF family phenazine biosynthesis protein gives rise to the protein MDILKIAAFSDGNTGGNPAGVLIADAHPAAADMQRIAAEVGFSETAFAAPAGDGWRVRYFSPESEVPFCGHATIALGAALALRHGNGVFGLTLNGARITVEGRREGDTLSAALQSPPTHSAPADDAVLDEALAVFGYARSDLDPRLPPARIHGGADHLLLALKHREALSAMHYALDAGRRFMNTHGFVTVLLAWADGAQHFHTRNPFASGGVYEDPATGAATAALAGYLRDIAWPHQGHIDVVQGEDMGMRSLLAADIPPQPGSSIRVYGAARLMAA